ATCTGGCCGGCACTCTCCTCGCAGGTGGTGATCGTCATGCTCGGCTCCTCCGTCGTGTCGCAGATCGCCGCCGAAGATCTGACCTTCGCCGCCAACTTCATCCAGTCGCGAACATTCCGTGCCTTCGAAGCCTACATCGTCTCGACGGCCATCTATCTGGCGCTGGCGATCCTGCTGCGGCAGCTTTTGGCGGTCGCCGGTGGGTTCATCTTTCCGAGGAGGCTTGTCTGATGATCGAGTTCACACTCTGGGATATCCTGCGTAACCTGCTGCTCGCCGCGCGCTGGACGGTTCTGCTCTCGCTCGTTTCCTTCATCGGGGGCGGCGCTGTCGGGCTCGGCCTGCTCTTTCTGCGTATCAGCAAGCGCAGGTCGCTGCGGGCGCTTGCAAAATATTACATCGAGCTTTTTCAAGGCACGCCGCTCCTGATGCAGCTCTTCATTGCCTTTTTCGGTCTCGGCCTTTTCGGCATCGACGTGCCGGCCTGGCTTGCCGCCGGCCTGGCGTTGATCCTCTGGACTGCCGCCTTCCTCGCCGAAATCTGGCGCGGCTGCGTCGAAGCGGTCGGGAAGGGTCAATGGGAAGCCTCCGCCAGCCTCGGCATGGGACGGCTGCAGCAGATGCGCTATGTCATCCTGCCGCAGGCGCTGAAGGTCGCCGTGCCGCCGACGGTCGGCTTCTCCGTCCAGGTGGTCAAGGGGACGGCGCTCACATCGATCATCGGCTTCGTCGAACTGTCGAAGGCAGGCACCGTCGTCACCAACGCCACCTTCCAGCCCTTCACCGTCTACGGGCTCGTCGCCCTTATCTATTTTGCGCTTTGCTGGCCTCTGTCGAAGAGCAGCCAGATCCTCGAAAGGAAGCTCAATGTCGCTCATCGAAATCACTGAAGTCCGCAAGAGCTACGGCACGAACGAGGTGCTGAAGGGCATCAACCTGGATGTGGAGCCGGGCGAGGTCATTGCCATCATCGGCAAGAGCGGCTCGGGAAAATCAACGCTGCTGCGCTGTATCAACGGCCTTGAGACGATCACCAAAGGCTCCATCTCGGTGGCCGGCGCCCAGCTTCTGGACGACGAGTTGCATCTGAAGGCGCTCAGGCTGAAGGTCGGCATGATCTTCCAGCAGTTCAATCTCTTTCCGCACCTGACGGCTGGCGGCAATGTCATGCTGTCGCAGTCGGTGGTCAAAAAGACGCCGAAGGCAGAGGCGGAAGCGGTCGCCCGCAAGATGCTCGACCGCGTCGGTCTGGGCCACAAGTTCGATGCCTATCCCGACGAGCTGTCCGGCGGCCAGCAGCAGCGTGTCGCGATTGCCCGGGCGCTTGCCATGCAGCCGATCGCGCTGCTGTGCGACGAGATCACGTCCGCGCTCGACCCGGAACTCGTCGCCGAGGTTCTCGCCGTCGTGCGAGAGCTTGCCGCCGAGGGCATGACCTTGCTGATGGTGACGCACGAGATGAAATTCGCCCGCGACGTCTGCAGCCGCGTCGTCTTCATGCACCAGGGCCGGGTCCACGAAATCGGTCGGCCGGAAGATGTCTTCGCCAGCCCGAAGACCGCCGAGCTCAAGCAGTTCCTCGGCGTGCATTGAAGGGACTGCGGCCAGATCACGTGCGCCGTCCCGCGGCCTCGATGATCAGTTGGGTGATCTCGTCCGGGTGGGAAATCAGCGAGAGGTGGCTTGCCTTCAGTTCGATGGTCCTTGCTCCCATGCGCTTGGCCATGAAGCGTTCGAGATCAGGATTGATCGTGCGATCTTCCGTCGAAACGGCATACCAGCTTGGCTTTGAACGCC
Above is a window of Rhizobium etli 8C-3 DNA encoding:
- a CDS encoding amino acid ABC transporter permease, producing the protein MIEFTLWDILRNLLLAARWTVLLSLVSFIGGGAVGLGLLFLRISKRRSLRALAKYYIELFQGTPLLMQLFIAFFGLGLFGIDVPAWLAAGLALILWTAAFLAEIWRGCVEAVGKGQWEASASLGMGRLQQMRYVILPQALKVAVPPTVGFSVQVVKGTALTSIIGFVELSKAGTVVTNATFQPFTVYGLVALIYFALCWPLSKSSQILERKLNVAHRNH
- a CDS encoding amino acid ABC transporter ATP-binding protein; protein product: MSLIEITEVRKSYGTNEVLKGINLDVEPGEVIAIIGKSGSGKSTLLRCINGLETITKGSISVAGAQLLDDELHLKALRLKVGMIFQQFNLFPHLTAGGNVMLSQSVVKKTPKAEAEAVARKMLDRVGLGHKFDAYPDELSGGQQQRVAIARALAMQPIALLCDEITSALDPELVAEVLAVVRELAAEGMTLLMVTHEMKFARDVCSRVVFMHQGRVHEIGRPEDVFASPKTAELKQFLGVH